One genomic region from Robbsia betulipollinis encodes:
- a CDS encoding NAD(P)H-dependent flavin oxidoreductase: MQTMTPFLERLGIRLPIIQAPMAGVSTPRLAAAVSNAGGLGSLGIGASTNAQARAAIDATRSLTDRPFNVNVFCHASARRDTAAESAWLAHLAPLFAEVGMEPPAELTEIYKTSVDDDETFDMLLEQRPAVVSFHFGVPGRERVHALHKAGIRTFATATSLREAKMIEEAGVDAIVAQGLEAGGHRGNFDPAMTDEHLSTAVLVRLLVRNTRLPVLAAGGIMDGQGIRAALALGASAAQLGTAFVLCPESAADEHYRANLKSERASETRLTSVLSGRPARGIVNRLIQHGDAAGRPDVAAYPLAYDAAKRLHAAAMKNGDHAFAAHWAGQGAPLAREMPADRLMSILARELAE, encoded by the coding sequence ATGCAAACGATGACGCCGTTCCTCGAGCGATTGGGTATCCGGTTGCCGATCATCCAGGCGCCTATGGCGGGCGTATCCACGCCGCGATTGGCCGCCGCCGTATCGAATGCCGGAGGGTTGGGCTCCCTCGGCATCGGTGCCAGTACGAACGCGCAGGCGCGCGCGGCAATCGATGCGACGCGATCCCTGACGGACCGCCCATTCAACGTCAATGTGTTTTGCCATGCATCTGCGCGTCGCGACACGGCCGCGGAGTCTGCGTGGCTGGCGCATCTGGCGCCGCTGTTTGCGGAAGTCGGCATGGAACCGCCAGCCGAATTGACGGAGATCTACAAAACGTCGGTCGACGACGATGAGACGTTCGACATGCTGCTCGAGCAGCGTCCCGCCGTCGTCAGCTTTCACTTCGGCGTGCCGGGAAGGGAACGCGTTCACGCATTGCACAAGGCAGGCATCCGCACCTTCGCAACGGCGACCAGCTTGCGAGAAGCGAAAATGATCGAAGAAGCGGGTGTCGATGCGATCGTGGCCCAGGGCCTGGAAGCCGGCGGTCATCGGGGAAATTTCGATCCCGCCATGACGGACGAGCACCTCAGTACCGCCGTCCTGGTGCGGCTTCTGGTGCGGAACACACGCCTGCCGGTGCTCGCGGCGGGCGGCATCATGGACGGGCAGGGAATCCGCGCGGCGCTGGCCCTGGGCGCCAGCGCCGCGCAATTGGGGACCGCTTTCGTGCTGTGTCCGGAATCCGCAGCCGACGAGCATTACCGCGCAAATCTGAAAAGCGAGCGGGCGTCGGAAACCCGTCTGACGAGTGTGTTGTCGGGACGCCCGGCCCGCGGTATCGTGAATCGGCTGATACAACATGGCGATGCCGCCGGCCGTCCCGATGTGGCGGCCTATCCGCTTGCCTACGATGCCGCGAAACGACTTCACGCCGCGGCGATGAAGAATGGCGACCATGCATTCGCCGCGCATTGGGCAGGGCAGGGGGCGCCGCTCGCGCGGGAAATGCCGGCCGACCGTCTGATGTCGATCCTGGCGCGGGAACTGGCTGAATGA